A part of Aegilops tauschii subsp. strangulata cultivar AL8/78 chromosome 2, Aet v6.0, whole genome shotgun sequence genomic DNA contains:
- the LOC141040955 gene encoding uncharacterized protein, translating to MQKLAGCVTSLGRFISKLGKCALPFFKLLKKKGPFEWTPEAEAAFQDLKRYLTSPPVMVAPHPLEPLKLLLALLVASRKLRHYFQGHPIKVVSVYPLEKLLHSPNAAGRVSNNIAEYEGLITGLRVAAALRVKCLTIKGHSQLLVNFSNKEYKPRDEHMEAYLEELVPRGTNKEADDIAKRASRREPRMPGVFEESLFKPSAAPLVVRPELLQEEPPLAPSSSALACGPTSGARLLLALEPQEGCWTQEFKAYLLCGTLPEKEEDAERVDRQATAYCLQDAELYRRCPNDISLRCISKEKGRELLADIHGRVCRHHSSSRTLMGKVFRSGLYWPTTLSDATELVRFCEACQFHAKQIHQPAQGL from the exons atgcagaagctcgCGGGCTGCGTAACctcgctggggcgcttcatctccaagcttggCAAGTGCGCCCTCCCATTCTTCAAGCTACTGAAAAAGAAGGGCCCCTTCGAGTGGACTCCAGAGGCTGAGgcagccttccaagacctcaagcgaTACCTCACAAGCCCGCCTGTGATGGTGGCGCCTCATCCTCTTGAGCCCTTG aagctcctgctcgcgctcctcGTCGCCTCCAGGAAACTACGCCactatttccagggccaccccatcaaggtcgtctccgTGTACCCCCTGGAGAAGTTGCTCCATAGCCCCAATGCCGCGGGGAGG gtctccaacaacatcgcggaataTGAGGGTCTGATCACTGGCCTCAGGGTCGCGGCAGCCCTGCGGGTCAAGTGTCTCACCATCAAGGGACACtctcagctcctcgtcaacttctccaacaaggaaTACAAGCCtagggacgagcacatggaggcatacctagAAGAG CTCGTCCCACGCGGCACGAACAAGGAGGCGGACGACATTGCTAAGAGGGCGTCCCGACGCGAGCCCCGGATGCCTGGCGTCTTTGAGGAAAGTCTCTTCAAACCGTCGGCAGCCCCCCTTGTTGTGCGCCCGGagctgcttcaggaggagccacCCCTGGCCCCCTCCTCGAGCGCCCTAGCCTGTGGTCCGACCTCAGGAGCCCGCCTGCTCCTGGCGCTGGAACCTCAGGAGGGCTGCTGGACCCAAGAGTTCAAGGCGTACCTACTCTGCGGCACCctgccagagaaggaggaagatgcGGAACGCGTGGACCGTCAGGCCACCGCTTATTGCTTGCAGGACGCCGAGCTCTACAGAAGGTGCCCCAACGACATCTCGCTGCGATGCATATCCAAGGAGAAAGGGCGCGAATTGTTGGCTGACATCCACGGCAGGGTTTGCAGGCATCATTCTTCATCACGCACCCTCAtgggcaaggtgttccgcagcggGTTGTACTGGCCCACGACGCTCAGCGATGCCACCGAGCTGGTGCGATTCTGtgaggcctgccagttccacgccaaacAGATCCACCAGCCCGCTCAGGGACTCTag